TGAGGTGCCAGGTGATGAGCTCTGATATCTCTGAGTCCGTCAACACTTTTCTCAGCTGCAGGAAAGACGCATTCCATCGATCAGGAGCCACTGTCTTTTGATGTTTCAAACTTGCTGTCGCGATTGCGAGTCCAGCTCCTGGGCCTTTCCCCTCCAAGTTATCGTTGTCCAGATAAACGCCCCGGGGTGCTTCCGtgagcccgcccccacccccagcagccccagcccagcccagccccgccatTGATTTGTTTTCTACCTTGTGCTTCTGAGTGTCTGTCTGTTCTACCTTTATTTTGAATGAAGGTGTCTGTTCGGGCCTCCTGCCGACTTCGCTCATCGGGGATTGTTTCTCTTTTGGAGGTTCAGTTGTCTGAcgcctatatgtatacacacacgcgcgcacgtaGACATCTACGCAGACACATGCGTATGTATGCACATAGGCACATGTACGCTGACTAATACGtacgtgtatgtatacatacgcgCGTATGCATATGCGTATACGCGTGTGTGTGCATCTATGCACATCAATCTGTGTATATGCACTCTATACACACACTTGCAACTGTACCTACGTATATGCGTGTATGTTCacttacacatacatgtgtgtatatgtatacacatatacagccGTACGTCTGTGTGGACGTATATACGCTACATGTAGACGTCTAGGTATgcgtacatatgtatgcatacgcgtgtacacacacgtgtgcatataCACAGGCggatatgtgtgcatatgtaagCATGCACGTACGTGTCCGcacatgcgtacacacacacacacctgtgcgtatacatcacacgcacacacacgcacacacacgtgtgcatctATATGCGTTTACACGCCCGTGTTTATTTCAATGTAGgtgtgtatatctatgtatagGCACATATGAGCATGTGTATTCATGCGCGTGCATATCCGTGTACGTATGTGTATAGATGCCTGTGCATACGTATATACACGCAAGCATACATGCACACTTTAAATGCCTAGGCATATACGTGCACGCACAGACACATGCGTGTACGTGAGCATGCATGCCCTTCGTACGTACTTGTTTATACGCATGTGTGCACGTATATATAGATGCGAATATGTGTccgtatacatatgtacatgcgTATATGCACATGTgcgcgcgctctctctctctctctctctacctctccgtttctctctctctctctgtctctctctctgtctgtctctctctctctctctgcctctctctctccccctccctccctccctccctccctccctccctccctctgacttTTAAGCTGCCAGAGCAGTTCCACGACTTGCCTTTCCTGCCtggtggttttgtttcatttggtttCGGTTCTACTTCAAAAAGTTATGCATTCATTGACTTGGCTGTTGTCATGGAATCCGGGGCTTATTTAGTGGATCCCTATTGACTCGGTCCTCCCCACCACGCCCCTCAACCCCACCCCCGCAGCCCTGCCACCCCAGACCGCCCGGCCGCCCGCCTTTCCGGTGTTTGTGGCCAGTGATCTTGAAATCCACGTTCTCCTGACCTCAAGTGCACTTTCCCCACCCACCCGCGCTTGCTTGTGTTTGTTGTCTTTGGACTTGGTCACGGTCTCTACCCAGgttgagttttgttttctcttgttgggGGTCCGAGTGTCTCCTTCGTTTCCTTTCTTGCTCCTGGGCTtgcgtgtctgtgtctgtgtctgctttCGAAAGTCCTGCTTTGTTCTCCGAGCAGCGCTTGCCTGGTTTCACTTTGCCGGTcggtccctccctcctcccctccgtccctccgtccctccgtccctccctccctccctccctccctctctctctcactccctcttttggggggagggggtccgGGGGAGCCCGGGATGTCACTGGTGCCCCTCTCTCGGCCCCCGAGCCCCCGCCGCCGGCGTCTCCGTGGAATGTCCCCCCACCACCCTGGAATCACGTGGGCGGGGGAGCGCGTCTCCTTCGGGGCAGCCTCCTGAGGAGATAGTTCCccgctcctctcccttcctctgcgGCCGGGGTCGCGTCGCGTCGCGTGGCTCGGAGGCGGAGGAGGCTCCGGCCCGAGCTCGGGCGTTTGGGCGGCCGGCGCGATGGCTCCTCGGCGGCCGGCGACAGCGACCCGTCCTCGGGACGGTCGAGCCGGTTGTCAGGAGCCACCTGGCGGCCGCTTTTATATTGTCCCTCCCCTCCGGAGCTTCGGCGAGACCTGCAGGAGGATTGTGACTCAGCCGCCGGGCCCGAGGCAGTGCTCTCAGAGACCGGCTATGCTGGCGGTGACAGTCCCGGTGACACCGAGGCCTAGGGACGTCCTGCTGTCGCCGGAGATTGGTTCTCTAGGTTTCTGGGGAGGGTGACCGTCGCGGCGCTCCAGATCCGGGCTCTGGGGCGGCCTGGTCGGGTCGACCAGCATCTCCCCGTGCCCCTCCGGCCGTGGAGACGGACCGGCCGGGCCCTACCTGGGCCGGACCGCcgaggtgggcagggagagggtcTTCCCTGCCCGGAGCGCCTGGACTCGGACTCGGCGGTCCTGCCTCCTCCCGGGTCGCCCTCAGGAGCGTTTGCTTCGCCCTCGGCCCCGCTCCGGAGGTGGGGACCGGCCCGGACTGTGGCGTGGAGGTCGGCGGAGGGCGCGGCTGGGTCCGGGCCCTCGGGTTCTCTCTGACCGAGGTGTTTTCCGCGTCGCACTCCGGAGGTGGGGACCCGCCCGCCGGAGTCGTGAGGGGTGACCCGGAGAGGACGGCCGGCGCGGGCGCGTGTGCGGTCCCCCGGTGGGGTCCGGTCGCCTGAGGCGTCTCCCGGCACgcatgccttttcttttctccaagtcCCGATAGGTCCGGAGACGTGGATGGACCGGGCCCTGCTTCCGCGGGTGGCCGGGGAGGGCGCGCTCGACCCTTCAGCGTGCCCTCGTGGGTCTCGGTCGTCGGACGCGACTTTTTCTcacccctccccaactccctgaATCCCGGTCAGtcaggaggtgggtggggaccGGCTCGAGCCGTCCTGGGTGCCCTGTGTAGGACGGTCTGGGCCCCGGGCGTGGGCCCTGGTCGGGGCCCGCTCGTCTTGTTGGAGGCGCCCCGCTGAcggttctttcttcttttttctttatgcacATCGAAGTCAAATCCCCGTTCGGAGACTCGGACGGACCGGTACGCCTACCCGTGTGGGCGAAGCGGGGAGGGAGTCTCCGGCCAGCTCCCTCTCCCTTGGCGTCCGCGCCCCGACTTTTGCCACCAcgcggccccctcccctccccctcccccccccaagtCGACCAGATGGCCCCCGAGAGCTCCAGGCCTGGTGTTCATGGGGTAGTGCTGGGGACAGGTGGCCGGGTCAAGGTTCCGGGGTCCCTCCTTGCGAGTTGTAGATGGGCCCCGCTGTCGTCTGCTGTCATTTTGTCGCCCAAAATAGGTATTTTTTGCCACCAGGTAAGTGCTGACACGGTCTCCTTTGGTGTCTGCCACCGAGGACTTTGGGTCTCTGGATGCACGCGGGGCTCTGGGCCTGTGGGCCGCCAGCTGGCGCCTGGTTCGGCCTTTGCTGCTGGAGCCGCCCGCCTGGGCCTGTGCGCCAGCTCTCCTGTGTGGTGTTGTCTGGCCGACCCAGCTCGTGGTGCCGCCTCTGGGCGACCCGAGGGCGGTGGGGCAAGGCGGTGTGGGTCTTTGGCCCTGCGCTCCCCGCTGCGGGCACCCGGTGGTGGCTGGGACGACCCCAGCCCTGTAGGCTCCGTGCCACGTGTCAGGTGTTCTCCTCCTGGGGTCGTTGGCCGCCCTCGCCTGAGGTGTGAGGTTGTGGGCAGGGACGGGGGGGAGGTTGCCGGTGAGGTTTAAAGCGGGCCCCTCTGGTGACTGTCCTCGCCTGTGCcttctccctgccttctccccccccccccccaccctccaccttgaCTCAACTGATTGATGTGGTGTGGTCGTGCTCTCCCGGGCCGGGCCTAAGCCGTGCCGGACGAGGGACGGGCGTTCCCAGTGAACGTGTCCGCTCTTCTCGGTCTGTCCGCGGGGCCCCTCGCCTGTCTTTCCCCCTTGCCCGTCGGGCAGGGTGAGGAAGGCAGGGGTTGGGGTGTGGCCTCCGGCCCTGACCTTCGGTCTCCCGTCCCCCGCCTTGGGGTGCCTAGTGGGGGCCGTTGGGCTTTGGACACAGCAGATGCGCTTGCTTCGCCTTCCTGGCGTGCTCCCTGCGAGCGGCCCTCCCTGTGGTGGGGAGGGCTGTGCCGCTGCCATGCCGCGCGCCCCCCGCATGGGTGTGTGAGCATGCCTCGTTGGACCCTCGGTGGTGCCCCTGGAGTGCTCCAGGTCGTCCCTCAGGTGCCTGAGGCCGAGTGGTGGTGTCGTTTTCCCTTAACCCTGTGTCCTCCTCGGGTCCCCGCCACGGTGGTGTGCGTGTGTCCCATGGGGGGGGGTCGAGACGGTAAGAGAAGCATTGTGCGCTCCCCTCGTTGTGGCGGCTGACGGGTGAGGCCTTGCCAGGGGGCCCTGACCCGCGCACACGCTCCTGTGTGGTGGCCCGCTTACCTATGCCGCAGACCCCTCCCGCCCAGTTGAGTGGCGGCTCCTGGTGTGCCTCCGTGGGCCCGAAGGAGAGACGATTGGGTGAGGGACGGTGCACCCTCGGTGAGAAAGCCTTCTCTAGCGATCCGAGAGGGAGCCTTGGGGTACCGGACCCCCCAGCTGCTGCCCCTCCCGAGTGTGCAGTGGCCACCGTGGCGACTGCCAGAGCACGTGGGCAGAAAACCCCCCCCCTCCCCTCTGTGGGGAAGGGGTGTGATGGGTGCGCCGGCCCCGCGGTGGGGCCGTGTGCTGCTTTTGTTGCCTACTGCGGCCCGCGCCTCCCCCCTCTGAGTTGGGGGAGGGTCCCGCCGGGCCCCGCCGGGTGTTCGGCGGGTGGGGGGCCGTGCGTGTGCTGTGTGCGCGCAGCCGGCCCCGTGGTGTGAGCCCAGGGGGAAGGCGGGGGGGTTGGGGTGCGACTGCCTGGTCGGCCCCGGctcccccagccccgcagccGTGGTGAGGAGGAGCCTGTCGTGcccgcccttgcccctgagccgcaGCCGGTGGCGGTGTGGTGGGCCCCCGGTCTGGGCCGCCCTCGCTCGAGAGTGTGTCCCCAGGATGTTGAGCCTCGGGGTCAGACTTAGACGGAAGACGGATCTgttgaggatggatggatggatggaggaaggTGGGTGGACGGCACGCCGGCCCTGGCGGCGGGGCTGGGGTGTGGGGCCCGCTCCAGGGATGGCCAGGAGCGGCCGGCGTCCCAGGCGTTGTGGGACCGCCCTCGTGTGTGGGTGGCGGTGGGATCCCgcgctggtttccctggtggcccggctGTGTCCTGGTGTTTTCTGGTCTCCGGGCGGCGCCCTCGCCCCCGTCCCGTGACCCCTGCTTGCGCGTGCTTGCCGGCCCCTCCCCACCGCTGCCGGCCTTCCTCCTGGTCCCGCGCGTGCGACCGCCTGTGTCCCCTTCCACCCCCGTTCCCCGCGGTCTGGGACCGAGCTGGCCTCGCCTCACGTGGGTGTCGTCTCCCGGCCTCCGTCGGCCGGTGGCGTCCCCGGGTGGAGCAGGGCCCTCGGAGCCCTgagaggggggcggggcggggggagcctTGGCGCGCACAGCAGGGTTGCGCGTGTGAGGGCTGTGGGGGCCGCCGGTACGCGGCGGGAGAGCGTTCTCCTGGGCCGGCTGCGGCTCCGGGTGTGTAGGGTTGGCGGTGGGCGTGAGGCCCCGTGAGGGGTGCGCCCCCTACCCCCCCCCcgcggggggtgtgtgtgtgtggggtggccgGAGAGGCCAGTCTGTCGTTCTGGGTGTGCCTCGGGACCGCCCCTGTGCTGGGAGGCCTCTGGCGGTGAGATACCGCGGTGCGCCCTGGCGGCTGACTCGCTTCCCCCGGGTCGTTTTGAGCCATCCCCCTCGCGGTGGCGCGCGGCCACCACCGCCTCCACCGCCGGTTCTGTGGCGTTGGTGTCACGTGGCCGCACCCCGTCCGTGCCCTTCTCCGTCCGTCCGCCTCGGTCCGCTCCCCATCTGCTGCTCCCCGGGGCCGCGCCCTGGCGTGTCTCGCTTCCCCGGGCCTGCCGCGGCCCCGATCCGTTGCCCGCTTTGCCGCCGCCGCCTGTCCGCCGACGTCGTCGCGGGCTGGGCGAGGGGGAGCGCCCGCGACCCCCCCCCCGACCCTCCCACCAGCCCCCCCCCCGCCGCGCCCCCTGCTCCGATGCGCTCTCCCGAGCGCGGGTCGGGTCCCCGGTCTGCCTCCCGCGGGCCGGTCGCCGTGTCCTCGCTGCCCGGCGTCCCCCGCCCCTCTGGGGTGGGCGGGACGGACGGGCGCTTGAGGGCGCGTCGGCCGTCCGCGGCGTGGCCCGGCCGGGGGTCCCCGGCCCGGCTCCCGGGGCCGCCGGGGCGGGCGGGCCCGCgacggggagggggtggggtgcggaggaggaggggggcccGCCGCGCCCCTCCCCTCGTTCCTCCACGCGGTGGCGGCCGGCGCGGCGCGCTGTGTCCCTCGTGGACCGAGGGTTGTGTGCGCGATCGGGCGTCCTCGCCGCGGGTGTGGGGGCCGGTGGGTCGGGTGGGCGCCTTCCCGACCACACCCCCTTCTCCCCGCTTCCTCGCCTCGCGGGTCTTCTGGGCTCGCCCGCTGCTACAGCTCGCCCGCGTCCCGGGCCACCACCCCCCCCCTGCTCCCGGCACACCCGGCTCCTCGTGCTCGCTCCCCTACCTGGTTGATCCTGCCAGTAGCATATGCTTGTCTCAAAGATTAAGCCATGCATGTCTAAGTACGCACGGCCGGTACAGTGAAACTGCGAATGGCTCATTAAATCAGTTATGGTTCCTTTGGTCGCTCGCTCCTCTCCTACTTGGATAACTGTGGTAATTCTAGAGCTAATACATGCCGACGGGCGCTGACCCCCTTCGCGGGGGGGATGCGTGCATTTATCAGATCAAAACCAACCCGGTCAGCCTCCTCCCGGCCCCGGCCGGGGGGCGGGCGCCGGCGGCTTTGGTGACTCTAGATAACCTCGGGCCGATCGCACGCCCCCCGTGGCGGCGACGACCCATTCGAACGTCTGCCCTATCAACTTTCGATGGTAGTCGCTGTGCCTACCATGGTGACCACGGGTGACGGGGAATCAGGGTTCGATTCCGGAGAGGGAGCCTGAGAAACGGCTACCACATCCAAGGAAGGCAGCAGGCGCGCAAATTACCCACTCCCGACCCGGGGAGGTAGTGACGAAAAATAACAATACAGGACTCTTTCGAGGCCCTGTAATTGGAATGAGTCCACTTTAAATCCTTCCGCGAGGATCCATTGGAGGGCAAGTCTGGTGCCAGCAGCCGCGGTAATTCCAGCTCCAATAGCGTATATTAAAGTTGCTGCAGTTAAAAAGCTCGTAGTTGGATCTTGGGAGCGGGCGGGCGGTCCGCCGCGAGGCGAGCCACCGCCCGTCCCCGCCCCTTGCCTCTCGGCGCCCCCTCGATGCTCTTAGCTGAGTGTCCCGCGGGGCCCGAAGCgtttactttgaaaaaattagAGTGTTCAAAGCAGGCCCGAGCCGCCTGGATACCGCAGCTAGGAATAATGGAATAGGACCGCGGTTCTATTTTGTTGGTTTTCGGAACTGAGGCCATGATTAAGAGGGACGGCCGGGGGCATTCGTATTGCGCCGCTAGAGGTGAAATTCTTGGACCGGCGCAAGACGGACCAGAGCGAAAGCATTTGCCAAGAATGTTTTCATTAATCAAGAACGAAAGTCGGAGGTTCGAAGACGATCAGATACCGTCGTAGTTCCGACCATAAACGATGCCGACTGGCGATGCGGCGGCGTTATTCCCATGACCCGCCGGGCAGCTTCCGGGAAACCAAAGTCTTTGGGTTCCGGGGGGAGTATGGTTGCAAAGCTGAAACTTAAAGGAATTGACGGAAGGGCACCACCAGGAGTGGAGCCTGCGGCTTAATTTGACTCAACACGGGAAACCTCACCCGGCCCGGACACGGACAGGATTGACAGATTGATAGCTCTTTCTCGATTCCGTGGGTGGTGGTGCATGGCCGTTCTTAGTTGGTGGAGCGATTTGTCTGGTTAATTCCGATAACGAACGAGACTCTGGCATGCTAACTAGTTACGCGACCCCCGAGCGGTCGGCGTCCCCCAACTTCTTAGAGGGACAAGTGGCGTTCAGCCACCCGAGATTGAGCAATAACAGGTCTGTGATGCCCTTAGATGTCCGGGGCTGCACGCGCGCTACACTGACTGGCTCAGCGTGTGCCTACCCTACGCCGGCAGGCGCGGGTAACCCGTTGAACCCCATTCGTGATGGGGATCGGGGATTGCAATTATTCCCCATGAACGAGGAATTCCCAGTAAGTGCGGGTCATAAGCTTGCGTTGATTAAGTCCCTGCCCTTTGTACACACCGCCCGTCGCTACTACCGATTGGATGGTTTAGTGAGGCCCTCGGATCGGCCCCGCCGGGGTCGGCCCACGGCCCTGGCGGAGCGCTGAGAAGACGGTCGAACTTGACTATCTAGAGGAAGTAAAAGTCGTAACAAGGTTTCCGTAGGTGAACCTGCGGAAGGATCATTAACGTGGTCGGTTCCGAGAGCGGCGCGGTGGCCTCGCCTCGCCCCGCCCGGCTCGCGAGCCTCTCCTCCACCCGTGCGGCGCGGGATGGGAAGGGAAAaaaggggggagagggagagacaccCCCCCCACGCCTGGAAGGCGCCCCCGCCCCGGGTGGTCGGGTCCGGTGGGTGGCCCTTCCCCGGTGCTTGGGGACGAGGAGGCGCGCGAGAAGGTTGTTGGGGCGGCGTGCCAGAGCTTGGGGGTCGGGTTTGGGAAAGGCGGCTCTCCTCCGCCTtcccgccccgccctgccccgctGGCCCCACTCCGCGCCCTCCATTCTTCCCCGGCCGGGTCGGTGGCGTCGTCTCCCGGGGGGGGCGGTGTGTTGTGTCCCTCTTCCCGCCCGGACCCTCCCCGCCACGTCCCTCGAGGTTGGGTTTGGGGTGTGGGAGTGGGGGCGCTCCgcgtgcccccacccccaccccaccccatgcgCCTTCGCCCGTGGCGCCGGCCACGACTGCCTTCCTTTCCCCACCGGCCTGCGGGGACCGCACGTTGTGTGTCCTCCGGTCGCGTCTCGCGGGCTGTGCGGCGTGACGGGTTGGCGGCTCCCCGTCGCGGGGTCTGCCCGCCTTGCCCCGTCGCCTCCCGCCGCCGGCCCTGGACTGGGTCTGCCTCGGCCGGTCGCCGGTCGTCCGCGGCTCTGGGCCTGCTGCGCGGTCGCCAGGCACCTCCCCACGCCCGCCCTCCGAGCCTCGGGGCtttctcccacccccgcccccaatcaCGTCTCCTGCGGCTCTCTGTCCGGTTCTCTCGCCCTCTCGCCCCCCCCCGTTACCGCTGTCGTGTGTCCCCCTGCCCGCTTGGCGCCACGCTTCCCGTTggagccccttccctctgccctcggtggtggtgggggggaaggGTGCCTGGGAACGCGGGCGCGGGTTAGGGGGGCCCCGGTGGACGGGGGAAGAGAGTGGACGGGGTCCCGGGAAAGGGGGCCGGGGTGtgcgaggtggggggggggggagaggagaGCTCTGCCCCGTTCCGGGGGGGCTGGGAACGTGTGGGGGTTGGTCGTCTGGCGTCGGCGGGGGCCCTCTGGGCGCGGTCGGACCGGTGCACGGTGAGGCCCCCATGCGTCACGGGCCGGCAGCGCCGAGGCCCGCGGGCGGCCGCGGGCGTGTGGGGGAGATGCGGTGGTTTTGGTGGTCGACGTCGGGGCGGTGGCACGTGGGGCGCGCCGTGCCCCTCGCCCGCCTCCCCCTTTCCAGGTACCTAGCGCGTCCCGGCGCGGAGGTTTAAAGACCCCTGGGGGGGTCGCCCGTCCGCCTTGGGGTCGGGGCGGTCGGGCCCGCGGGGAGTCGGGAGGTGCCTCCCGTCTCCCTCAGACTCCGCCGTCCCCCTGAGGGGCCGGGGTGGCGCGCGGCGTGGCGCGCCACGGTCACTGCCACCGCGGCCGTCGGGAGGGGGCTACCCGGCGGTCGTTGTGTGGGCCGTGGCCGTGTGCGGTGCATGCGCGCGCCCCCCGCCtccctgggggagggtgggaaccCCCCGGGCGCCTGTGGGGTGTCCGAGCCCGCCTCGGCGGGTCGGCGCTGGATGCCCCGTTGTGTGAAACCTTTCCCGACCCCTCAGGtctgctgtttttctctctgacttggcCCGGCCAgaggcaacccccccccccctccaccccagctcccagctcccacctccgggaagggaaggggctggggggggggcgcgggggatGTGCCGTGCCAGGGGCGGGTCTCCCGCCAAAACGAAACACTTGAAAAACCTCGTACGACTCTTAGCGGTGGATCACTCGGCTCGTGCGTCGATGAAGAACGCAGCTAGCTGCGAGAATTAATGTGAATTGCAGGACACATTGATCATCGACACTTCGAACGCACTTGCGGCCCCGGGTTCCTCCCGGGGCTACGCCTGTCTGAGCGTCGCTTGACGATCAATCGCCCCTCCGGGGTGCGTGTGTGTCATGTGCACGCCTCCCCGGGGGTTGCGTGGCTGGGGGTGTCCTCGCAGGGCCGCTGGGCCCTCCGTCCCCCTAAGTGCAGACAcggtgtcccccccacccccagcctccgtggctgggggcggggggccctgcctgtggggaggagagaaggggggaTGTGAGCTCGCGCCGAGGCCCCGGGCCTCCGTGGTCGGCGTCTCCCCCTTCGAGAGCTTCCTCGCGCCGCAAGCGGCCTTTGGGTGGTGTTGGCCCTTGGGGTGTCGGGGGTTGGGGATGGTCTCGTGCCGCGTGGCGGGGGGGGGCCCGCGGgggtggtgtggggtgtgtggggtcGTGTCTTCGGTCCGCCGTCGTTCACCGTCCTGCCCTTGGCGGGTGGTGCTTCCCGGCGCCCGGccggccccgccgccccgcccctgccTCTGCGGTGCCTTCCTTCCCCGCCGCGCGTCCGCGGTCCGTGCCcgctccccgcccaccccccgTGGCTCTCGCCCTGTCGGGACGGGCGGCCCGCGCCCGAGGCCGAGTCCGTGGGCGCGTCCGCGCCCCGGGGACGCGTGCCCCGGCGGCGACCCGCGGGACGCCGCGGCGTCTGCCCGCCGCTGCGCGCTCTCCCCCCGGGCTGTGGGCGTGCCGCGGTTCG
This is a stretch of genomic DNA from Dama dama isolate Ldn47 chromosome 18, ASM3311817v1, whole genome shotgun sequence. It encodes these proteins:
- the LOC133073118 gene encoding collagen alpha-1(I) chain-like, with translation MHGLIFETSICYWQDQPGRGASTRSRVCREQGGGGGPGRGRAVAAGEPRRPARRGSGEKGVWSGRRPPDPPAPTPAARTPDRAHNPRSTRDTARRAGRHRVEERGEGRGGPPSSSAPHPLPVAGPPAPAAPGAGPGTPGRATPRTADAPSSARPSRPPQRGGGRRAARTRRPARGRQTGDPTRARESASEQGARRGGGWWEGRGGGRGRSPSPSPRRRRRTGGGGKAGNGSGPRQARGSETRQGAAPGSSRWGADRGGRTEKGTDGVRPRDTNATEPAVEAVVAARHREGDGSKRPGGSESAARAHRGISPPEASQHRGGPEGAHPSRGLTPTANPTHPEPQPAQENALPPRTGGPHSPHTRNPAVRAKAPPAPPPSQGSEGPAPPGDATGRRRPGDDTHVRRGQLGPRPRGTGVEGDTGGRTRGTRRKAGSGGEGPASTRKQGSRDGGEGAARRPENTRTQPGHQGNQRGIPPPPTHEGGPTTPGTPAAPGHPWSGPHTPAPPPGPACRPPTFLHPSIHPQQIRLPSKSDPEAQHPGDTLSSEGGPDRGPTTPPPAAAQGQGRARQAPPHHGCGAGGAGADQAVAPQPPRLPPGLTPRGRLRAHSTRTAPHPPNTRRGPAGPSPNSEGGGAGRIATVATAHSGGAAAGGSGTPRLPLGSLEKAFSPRVHRPSPNRLSFGPTEAHQEPPLNWAGGVCGIGKRATTQERVRGHLRDDLEHSRGTTEGPTRHAHTPMRGARGMAAAQPSPPQGGPLAGSTPGRRSKRICCVQSPTAPTRHPKAGDGRPKVRAGGHTPTPAFLTLPDGQGGKTGEGPRGQTEKSGHVHWERPSLVRHGLGPARESTTTPHQSVESRWRVGGGGEKAGRRHRRGQSPEGPALNLTGNLPPVPAHNLTPQARAANDPRRRTPDTWHGAYRAGVVPATTGCPQRGAQGQRPTPPCPTALGSPRGGTTSWVGQTTPHRRAGAQAQAGGSSSKGRTRRQLAAHRPRAPRASRDPKSSVADTKGDRVSTYLVAKNTYFGRQNDSRRQRGPSTTRKEGPRNLDPATCPQHYPMNTRPGALGGHLAYRSVRVSERGFDFDVHKEKRRKNRQRGASNKTSGPRPGPTPGAQTVLHRAPRTARAGPHPPPD